In one window of Tenacibaculum mesophilum DNA:
- the guaA gene encoding glutamine-hydrolyzing GMP synthase encodes MQQHNVLILDFGSQYTQLIARRVRELNIYCEIHPYNKIPQNLNDFKAVILSGSPSSVRSEEAPHPNLSEIRGKKPLLAVCYGAQYLAHFSGGLVAPSNTREYGRANLSFIKEGEEFFKGISEGSQVWMSHSDTIKELPTGGTLLASTHDVDNAAYKIEGETTYAIQFHPEVYHSTDGKQLLQNFLVTIAGVAQTWTPDSFVDETVAELKAKIGNDKVVLGLSGGVDSTVAAVLLHKAIGSNLHCIFVNNGLLRKNEFTDVLKQYEGMGLNVKGVDASARFLDELAGLSDPEAKRKAIGKVFIDVFDDEAHQIEDAKWLAQGTIYPDVIESVSVNGGPSATIKSHHNVGGLPDFMKLKVVEPLRMIFKDEVRRVGASMGIDKELLGRHPFPGPGLAIRILGDITAEKVRILQEVDAVFINGLKESGLYNKVWQAGAILLPVNSVGVMGDERTYEKVVALRAVESTDGMTADWVNLPYEFLQKTSNKIINNVKGVNRVVYDISSKPPATIEWE; translated from the coding sequence ATGCAACAACACAATGTACTTATATTAGATTTCGGATCGCAATACACACAGTTAATTGCGCGCCGTGTAAGAGAATTAAACATTTATTGTGAAATTCATCCTTACAATAAAATACCACAAAATTTAAACGATTTTAAAGCTGTAATTCTTTCTGGAAGTCCATCATCTGTTCGTTCAGAAGAGGCTCCTCATCCAAATTTGTCTGAAATCAGAGGTAAGAAACCATTATTAGCAGTGTGCTATGGCGCACAATATTTAGCTCATTTTTCAGGTGGTTTAGTAGCTCCTTCTAATACTCGTGAGTATGGTAGAGCTAACTTATCTTTTATTAAAGAAGGAGAGGAATTTTTTAAAGGGATTTCTGAAGGAAGCCAAGTTTGGATGAGCCATTCAGATACTATTAAAGAATTGCCTACTGGCGGAACATTATTAGCAAGTACTCACGATGTTGATAATGCTGCTTATAAAATTGAAGGTGAAACTACCTATGCCATCCAATTTCATCCAGAGGTTTATCATTCTACTGATGGTAAACAATTATTACAAAATTTTTTAGTTACTATAGCTGGGGTAGCTCAAACATGGACACCAGATTCTTTTGTTGACGAAACTGTAGCTGAATTAAAAGCTAAGATTGGTAATGACAAAGTTGTTTTAGGTTTATCTGGAGGAGTAGATTCTACCGTAGCTGCAGTTTTATTACACAAAGCAATTGGAAGTAATTTGCACTGTATTTTCGTAAACAACGGATTGTTACGTAAAAATGAGTTCACCGACGTATTAAAACAATACGAAGGTATGGGGTTAAACGTTAAAGGGGTCGATGCTTCGGCACGTTTTTTGGACGAACTAGCTGGATTAAGTGACCCAGAAGCAAAACGTAAAGCTATTGGTAAGGTTTTTATTGATGTTTTTGATGATGAAGCACACCAAATAGAAGATGCCAAATGGTTAGCACAGGGAACAATTTATCCCGATGTAATTGAGTCAGTTTCAGTTAATGGAGGTCCTTCAGCTACTATTAAAAGTCATCATAATGTAGGTGGTTTACCTGATTTCATGAAATTGAAAGTTGTTGAGCCTTTACGTATGATTTTTAAAGATGAAGTACGTAGGGTTGGTGCTTCTATGGGAATTGATAAAGAATTATTAGGTCGTCACCCTTTTCCTGGGCCTGGTTTAGCTATTAGAATCTTAGGAGATATTACAGCTGAAAAGGTTCGTATTTTACAAGAAGTAGATGCTGTATTCATCAACGGATTAAAAGAAAGTGGGTTGTATAATAAAGTATGGCAAGCTGGTGCTATTTTATTACCCGTAAATTCTGTTGGGGTTATGGGAGATGAAAGAACCTACGAAAAAGTGGTAGCTTTACGAGCTGTAGAAAGCACTGATGGTATGACTGCTGACTGGGTAAATTTACCTTATGAGTTTTTACAAAAAACATCAAATAAAATAATTAATAATGTAAAAGGTGTAAACAGAGTTGTATATGACATTAGCTCTAAACCACCAGCAACAATTGAGTGGGAATAA
- a CDS encoding amino acid ABC transporter substrate-binding protein, producing the protein MKKLQFLLLVCVLTFAVSCGQQKRYVSYKIQEGETMRDIADRLDIKTKDLLRLNPDVGRRPEANTVIVIPNPKIKKSTSSSTTSAEEEVNTTDTNNNKGTAIETGEDDTVFQQTVVEYETHEVQKGETVYRITKQYGITKEDLIKFNPEYTNIQSNNLSIGQILKVKALEKTVTINKNEVLEKFLTHTVKSKETMYSLTRFYNVSKEDLLRLNPEYPDLADNKLSVGQLLKIKPIEEVSKRENYSFYKDSIQVNTSINLAILLPFKADEYSEKSNKDIFDDNPLTNMVTDFYMGAEIAIDSIKRQGVKVNVNVFDTGNRGKNVTTILENKKLENTDVIIGPFYSDKAEVIARNVNSKVVFPHYSNKQDKFSSPKLIKTAPEKNSYQIYLASYLKDSYKDQEIFIVSDEKKDTNSKVSIIISELKKHDSINNIHVLKPEKGYIKRTRFTSKMSSKRHNWVIIASDDNVVVADALNSMISLPDETKVQVFAISKGNAYDKIDNNKLASINFTYVSNTYSDENAIETKDFNNKYLQKNNTIPSDYAIKGFDITYDVLMRLASGNELTDTFKKGVSLRVENKFDYHKKMFGSSGNQGLFIVKYNEDLSLSRLR; encoded by the coding sequence ATGAAGAAATTACAGTTTTTACTATTAGTTTGTGTTTTAACTTTTGCCGTTTCTTGTGGCCAGCAAAAACGTTATGTATCCTACAAAATTCAAGAAGGTGAAACGATGCGAGACATTGCGGATCGTTTAGACATAAAAACGAAAGATTTATTACGTTTAAACCCTGATGTCGGAAGACGTCCTGAAGCTAACACAGTAATTGTAATACCAAACCCTAAAATTAAAAAGAGTACTTCTTCGTCTACTACCTCAGCTGAAGAAGAGGTAAATACTACCGATACTAATAATAACAAAGGTACGGCTATTGAAACTGGAGAAGATGATACTGTTTTTCAACAAACAGTTGTTGAGTATGAAACTCACGAAGTTCAAAAGGGAGAAACTGTGTATCGTATTACAAAACAATATGGTATAACAAAAGAGGATTTAATTAAATTTAACCCTGAGTACACCAATATTCAAAGTAATAATTTAAGTATTGGTCAGATATTAAAGGTTAAGGCTTTAGAAAAAACAGTTACTATTAATAAAAATGAAGTTTTAGAAAAATTCTTAACGCATACTGTTAAGAGTAAAGAAACTATGTATAGTTTAACTCGTTTTTACAATGTATCTAAAGAGGACTTACTACGCTTGAACCCAGAATATCCAGATTTGGCTGACAATAAATTATCAGTAGGTCAATTATTAAAAATAAAACCTATTGAAGAGGTTAGTAAAAGAGAAAACTATTCTTTTTACAAAGATTCTATTCAAGTTAACACATCTATTAATCTTGCTATTTTACTTCCTTTCAAGGCTGATGAATATAGTGAAAAATCAAATAAAGATATTTTTGATGACAACCCTTTAACTAATATGGTAACTGACTTCTATATGGGAGCAGAAATTGCTATTGATTCTATAAAAAGACAAGGAGTTAAAGTAAATGTTAACGTTTTTGATACAGGAAATAGAGGAAAGAATGTAACCACAATTCTTGAAAATAAAAAATTAGAAAATACAGATGTAATTATTGGTCCTTTTTATTCTGATAAAGCAGAAGTTATTGCTCGTAATGTAAACTCTAAAGTCGTTTTTCCACACTACTCTAATAAACAAGATAAATTTTCTTCACCTAAGTTAATTAAGACAGCTCCTGAAAAAAACAGCTATCAGATATACTTAGCATCTTATTTAAAAGATAGTTATAAAGATCAAGAAATATTTATTGTCAGTGACGAAAAGAAAGACACAAATTCAAAAGTTTCTATAATTATATCTGAACTAAAAAAACATGATAGTATTAATAATATACATGTCTTAAAGCCTGAAAAAGGCTATATAAAGAGAACGCGTTTTACAAGTAAGATGTCTTCTAAAAGACATAACTGGGTTATAATTGCTTCTGACGACAATGTAGTAGTTGCTGATGCTCTAAATAGTATGATTAGTTTACCTGACGAAACTAAAGTTCAGGTATTTGCTATTAGTAAAGGCAATGCTTACGATAAGATTGATAATAATAAACTTGCTAGTATAAATTTCACTTATGTTTCTAATACTTATTCAGACGAAAATGCCATAGAAACTAAAGATTTTAACAATAAATATTTACAAAAAAACAACACTATTCCTTCAGACTATGCTATTAAAGGTTTTGATATAACATATGATGTTTTAATGCGTTTGGCTTCAGGAAATGAACTTACAGACACCTTTAAAAAAGGTGTTTCTTTACGTGTTGAAAATAAATTTGACTACCATAAAAAGATGTTTGGGAGCAGTGGAAATCAAGGTTTATTTATTGTTAAATACAATGAAGATTTAAGTTTAAGTAGACTTAGATAA
- the rfbB gene encoding dTDP-glucose 4,6-dehydratase, which produces MRNILITGGAGFIGSHVVRLFVNKYPNKHIVNLDALTYAGNLENLKDIEHQPNYTFVKGDICDEDLLKKLFSSYSIDGIIHLAAESHVDRSITDPLSFVKTNVYGTLNLLEVAKNSWKDNFKGKLFYHISTDEVYGSLGNDGFFTEKTSYNPQSPYSASKASSDHFVRAYKNTYGLPIVISNCSNNYGSYQFPEKLIPLFINNICSNKPLPVYGKGENVRDWLYVEDHAKAIDVIFHKGIIGDTYNIGGLNEWKNIDLIKVLIKVVDKFLGRDEGASEKLITHVKDRAGHDFRYAIDASKLKNELGWKPSLQFEEGIEKTVKWYLKNKDWVKNVTSGEYQKYYKEMYG; this is translated from the coding sequence ATGAGGAATATATTAATTACAGGAGGAGCTGGCTTTATAGGCTCTCATGTGGTAAGATTGTTTGTAAATAAATACCCAAACAAACACATAGTAAATTTAGATGCGTTAACATACGCAGGAAATCTAGAAAATTTAAAAGACATTGAGCATCAACCGAACTACACCTTTGTAAAAGGAGATATTTGCGATGAAGATTTATTGAAAAAATTGTTTTCTAGCTATTCAATTGATGGAATTATTCATTTAGCAGCTGAATCGCATGTAGATCGCTCTATTACAGATCCTTTGTCGTTTGTTAAAACAAATGTTTATGGAACCTTAAATTTATTAGAAGTAGCAAAAAATAGTTGGAAAGACAATTTTAAAGGAAAATTGTTTTATCATATTTCTACGGATGAGGTTTATGGAAGTTTAGGAAATGATGGTTTTTTTACTGAAAAAACTTCGTATAATCCCCAATCACCATATTCAGCATCCAAAGCTTCATCAGATCATTTTGTAAGGGCATACAAAAACACCTATGGTTTGCCAATCGTAATTTCTAACTGTTCAAATAATTACGGATCATATCAGTTTCCTGAGAAATTAATTCCGTTATTCATTAATAATATTTGTAGTAACAAACCTTTACCAGTGTACGGTAAAGGAGAAAATGTAAGAGATTGGTTATACGTGGAAGATCATGCGAAAGCAATAGATGTTATTTTTCATAAAGGGATAATTGGAGATACGTATAATATTGGAGGGCTTAATGAATGGAAAAATATTGATTTAATTAAAGTTCTAATAAAAGTAGTAGATAAGTTTCTTGGAAGAGATGAAGGAGCGTCAGAAAAACTTATCACTCACGTTAAAGATAGAGCAGGTCATGATTTTCGTTATGCAATAGACGCATCAAAGCTTAAGAATGAGCTAGGATGGAAACCTTCTTTACAATTTGAAGAAGGAATAGAAAAAACAGTTAAATGGTATTTGAAAAATAAAGATTGGGTTAAGAATGTCACAAGTGGAGAGTACCAAAAATATTACAAAGAAATGTATGGGTAA
- the rfbC gene encoding dTDP-4-dehydrorhamnose 3,5-epimerase, translating to MIFTKTKIPEVVVIEPKIFGDQRGYFFESFNQKEFKENIGNVNFVQDNESKSTYGVLRGLHFQKPPFAQAKLVRCIQGKVLDVVVDVRKDSPTYSKYITLELSEENKKQLFIPRGFAHGFVTLSKEAVFAYKVDNWYAPEYDSGIIWNDTTLNIDWRIDTEDIILSSKDQQLSTFTELKTPFIY from the coding sequence ATGATTTTTACGAAGACCAAAATTCCTGAAGTTGTTGTTATTGAACCAAAAATTTTTGGAGATCAAAGAGGGTATTTTTTTGAATCTTTCAATCAAAAAGAATTTAAAGAAAATATAGGAAATGTAAATTTTGTTCAAGACAATGAGTCGAAATCGACTTATGGAGTTCTACGCGGATTACATTTTCAAAAGCCACCTTTTGCTCAAGCGAAGCTAGTGCGATGTATTCAAGGAAAAGTATTAGATGTAGTTGTGGATGTTCGAAAAGATTCACCTACCTATAGTAAGTACATCACCTTAGAATTATCTGAAGAAAATAAAAAACAACTATTTATACCGAGAGGGTTTGCACACGGATTTGTAACCTTATCCAAAGAAGCTGTTTTTGCATACAAAGTAGATAATTGGTATGCCCCTGAATATGACTCAGGAATTATTTGGAATGATACTACATTGAATATTGATTGGAGAATTGATACTGAAGACATAATACTTTCTTCAAAAGACCAACAACTTTCTACTTTTACAGAGTTAAAAACTCCGTTTATTTATTAG
- the rfbA gene encoding glucose-1-phosphate thymidylyltransferase RfbA gives MKGIILAGGSGTRLYPITKGVSKQLLPVYDKPMIYYPLSVLMLAGIREILIISTPDDLPSFQKLLGDGNDLGIHLSYAVQPSPDGLAQAFIIGEEFIAKDDVCLILGDNIFYGHGLPEMLQSAIDNIKEKNKATVFGYNVKDPQRYGVVDFDVNGNAISIIEKPEIPKSNYAVVGLYFYPNDVIQVAKNVKPSERGELEITSVNQYYLENEQLKVELMGRGFAWLDTGTHDSLLEASQFIETIEKRQGLKVACIEEIALYMGYINKEQVRNLAGPLKKNSYGQYLLNLAKEK, from the coding sequence ATGAAGGGTATTATATTAGCAGGAGGTTCGGGAACACGATTATATCCAATTACTAAAGGAGTATCAAAGCAGTTACTTCCGGTATATGATAAACCGATGATTTATTATCCATTATCAGTATTGATGTTAGCTGGTATTCGAGAAATATTAATTATCTCTACACCAGATGATCTTCCAAGTTTTCAAAAATTATTAGGAGATGGTAATGATTTAGGAATACACTTAAGTTATGCAGTACAACCTTCACCTGACGGATTAGCACAAGCATTTATCATTGGTGAAGAATTTATAGCGAAGGATGATGTTTGTCTTATTTTAGGAGATAATATTTTTTATGGTCATGGATTACCTGAAATGTTACAATCTGCAATTGATAATATAAAAGAAAAAAATAAAGCCACTGTTTTTGGATACAATGTAAAAGATCCTCAACGTTACGGAGTAGTAGATTTTGATGTTAATGGAAATGCTATTTCTATTATAGAAAAACCTGAGATTCCTAAATCTAATTATGCGGTAGTTGGTTTGTATTTTTATCCAAATGATGTAATTCAAGTAGCCAAAAATGTAAAACCATCAGAAAGAGGAGAGTTGGAAATTACTTCTGTAAACCAGTATTATTTAGAAAACGAACAACTAAAAGTTGAATTGATGGGACGTGGTTTTGCTTGGTTAGATACCGGGACGCATGATTCTTTATTAGAAGCAAGTCAATTTATTGAAACCATTGAAAAACGTCAAGGTTTAAAAGTAGCATGTATAGAAGAAATAGCGCTCTATATGGGGTATATTAATAAGGAACAAGTCAGAAATTTAGCAGGACCTTTGAAAAAAAACAGCTACGGACAATATTTATTAAACTTAGCAAAAGAGAAATAA
- a CDS encoding glycosyltransferase family 4 protein — MLLGLLGMFLLGSFLVTYCIIPKIIKVVFHKKLLDEPNIRSSHKRVTPTLGGVAFFITIILSFFFLKKWDEDIISLNLMVSLTVLFIIGLKDDLVALSATTKSIAQILAITFLVCDNNLLIESLGGFLGITELNYWFYLFFIYFSIFFIINSFNLIDGIDGLASSVGITIFTFFAVIFYFLEKNYYFFLCMVIVGTLLAFLTYNLSEKKKIFMGDTGSMIIGFLIAVLALKILSYQKEIGSIGVLPENLPIIITSIISIPILDTIRVFIIRTVNKKSFFIADRNHVHHIFIDRGFTHKKTTFFIVIINMIITLIIYLLSMRFNSFILLLFFVLLSMVFYLAIFYLLKKNESNDLKKKR, encoded by the coding sequence ATGTTGTTAGGCTTATTGGGTATGTTTTTGTTAGGTTCTTTTTTAGTAACCTATTGTATTATACCTAAAATAATTAAAGTAGTGTTTCATAAGAAATTGCTAGATGAACCTAATATAAGGAGTTCTCACAAAAGAGTAACACCAACACTTGGAGGAGTCGCTTTTTTTATAACTATAATATTGTCTTTTTTCTTTTTAAAAAAATGGGATGAAGATATCATAAGTTTAAACTTAATGGTGAGCTTGACTGTTTTGTTTATAATTGGTTTGAAAGACGACTTAGTAGCATTGTCAGCTACTACAAAATCGATAGCCCAAATATTAGCCATAACTTTTTTAGTATGTGATAATAATTTGTTGATAGAGTCTCTGGGAGGCTTTTTAGGAATAACTGAATTAAATTATTGGTTTTACTTATTCTTTATTTATTTTTCAATTTTCTTTATAATAAATTCATTTAACCTAATTGATGGTATTGATGGTTTAGCTTCTTCAGTTGGAATAACAATATTTACATTTTTTGCTGTTATTTTTTACTTTTTAGAAAAGAATTATTATTTCTTTCTATGTATGGTTATCGTAGGGACACTACTAGCTTTTTTGACTTATAACTTATCTGAAAAGAAAAAGATATTTATGGGGGATACCGGTTCTATGATTATAGGCTTTCTAATAGCTGTATTGGCATTAAAAATACTATCATATCAAAAAGAAATTGGGTCTATAGGAGTTTTACCTGAAAATTTACCTATAATTATAACTTCAATAATATCAATCCCTATTCTTGATACTATAAGGGTTTTTATTATTAGAACTGTAAATAAAAAAAGCTTTTTTATAGCAGATAGAAATCATGTACACCATATTTTTATAGATAGAGGTTTTACTCATAAAAAAACAACATTTTTTATAGTTATAATAAACATGATTATTACATTGATAATATATTTGTTGTCAATGAGATTTAATAGTTTTATTTTATTATTGTTTTTTGTTTTATTATCAATGGTTTTTTATTTAGCTATTTTTTATTTGTTAAAAAAAAATGAGTCTAATGACTTAAAAAAAAAACGCTAA
- a CDS encoding glycosyltransferase family 4 protein → MKRVLFLTDNFYPELNAPATRTLEHCKVWVKKGYDVTVITGVPNFPKGKVFKGYKNKIFQKEKIEGINVIRVWTYITANEGFLKRVFDYLSFMISSFFVGIFLKTDIIIATSPQFFTAISGRWLGFWKRKKWVMEVRDIWPESIKTVGVMKDGVAIRFFEFLEKRMYKSAHKIIVVTNSIKDYIVKEHSIDSEKIEVIRNGVNKEFFYPTPKKERLLKELGVEKKIIVSYIGTHGMAHALDFILKSIKEVSEDYHFLFIGEGAEKDRLIQLKNELKLRNVTMIGMQPKNKIRDYISISDISLVNLKKSDTFKGAIPSKIFENAAMYKPILLGLEGEAKDIIERYGIGVSFTPENKIAFLKQLDYLSEKKIKKEGFDKFIEDFDRTNLAIKMINFITI, encoded by the coding sequence ATGAAAAGAGTTTTGTTTTTAACGGATAATTTCTATCCCGAATTAAATGCTCCAGCCACCAGAACACTTGAACACTGTAAAGTTTGGGTTAAAAAAGGATATGATGTAACTGTAATAACTGGAGTTCCTAACTTTCCAAAAGGGAAAGTATTCAAAGGATATAAGAATAAAATATTTCAAAAAGAAAAAATTGAAGGAATTAATGTAATCAGGGTGTGGACTTATATTACAGCAAATGAAGGATTTTTGAAAAGAGTATTTGATTATTTAAGCTTTATGATTAGCTCATTCTTTGTTGGAATATTTTTAAAGACAGATATAATTATAGCTACTTCTCCACAATTCTTTACTGCTATTTCAGGAAGGTGGTTAGGTTTTTGGAAAAGAAAAAAATGGGTAATGGAAGTAAGAGATATCTGGCCAGAATCTATCAAAACTGTTGGAGTGATGAAGGACGGTGTAGCAATACGTTTTTTCGAATTTTTAGAAAAAAGAATGTATAAAAGTGCACACAAAATTATAGTAGTTACAAATAGTATTAAAGACTATATAGTTAAAGAACATAGTATCGATTCAGAGAAAATAGAAGTTATAAGAAATGGTGTAAATAAGGAATTTTTTTATCCAACTCCTAAAAAAGAAAGATTACTTAAAGAGTTAGGTGTAGAGAAAAAAATTATAGTAAGTTATATAGGTACTCATGGAATGGCTCACGCTTTAGATTTTATTTTAAAGTCGATTAAAGAAGTTTCTGAAGATTATCATTTCTTATTTATAGGTGAAGGAGCGGAAAAGGATAGGTTAATTCAATTGAAAAATGAGTTGAAGTTAAGAAATGTTACTATGATAGGAATGCAACCTAAAAATAAAATTAGAGATTATATATCAATATCAGACATAAGTCTTGTTAACTTGAAAAAATCAGACACTTTTAAAGGAGCTATTCCTTCAAAAATATTTGAAAATGCTGCAATGTATAAACCTATATTATTAGGACTAGAAGGTGAAGCGAAAGACATTATTGAGAGGTATGGAATAGGAGTGTCTTTTACACCTGAAAATAAAATAGCTTTTTTAAAACAACTAGATTATTTAAGTGAAAAAAAGATTAAAAAAGAAGGGTTTGACAAGTTTATAGAAGATTTTGATAGAACTAATTTAGCTATTAAAATGATAAATTTTATTACTATTTAA